In Deltaproteobacteria bacterium, a genomic segment contains:
- a CDS encoding Smr/MutS family protein → MADVRRLRADGRVDAPAPTTLTTRATIDEDAEAFGALVELVKGTSSFDLSDSTEYVEGAVVGFDARILKRLRRGEFAYQAMIDLHGMSAAAARVEVERFVMRSVAEGKRVVLIVHGRGRNSKDNVPVLKERLKSWLARGRIGRATLAFASARPADGGTGALYVLLRRQRGPKEPITVFEGAKRE, encoded by the coding sequence ATGGCCGACGTCCGACGGCTTCGAGCCGACGGGCGCGTGGATGCTCCCGCGCCGACCACGCTCACGACACGCGCGACGATCGACGAGGACGCCGAGGCGTTCGGTGCGCTCGTCGAGCTCGTGAAGGGCACGAGCAGCTTCGACCTCAGTGACTCGACCGAGTATGTGGAGGGCGCCGTCGTCGGTTTCGACGCGCGGATCTTGAAGCGCCTGCGGCGCGGCGAGTTCGCCTATCAGGCGATGATCGACCTCCACGGAATGTCGGCGGCGGCGGCGCGCGTCGAGGTCGAACGGTTCGTCATGCGCTCGGTCGCCGAGGGCAAGCGCGTCGTGTTGATCGTGCACGGTCGCGGCCGGAACTCGAAGGACAACGTCCCCGTGCTCAAGGAGCGGTTGAAGAGCTGGCTTGCGCGTGGGCGGATCGGGCGCGCGACCCTCGCATTCGCGTCGGCGCGTCCGGCCGATGGCGGCACCGGCGCGCTCTACGTGCTCCTGCGCCGCCAGCGTGGTCCGAAGGAGCCGATCACGGTTTTCGAGGGAGCGAAGCGCGAGTGA
- a CDS encoding Mrp/NBP35 family ATP-binding protein — translation MPTPQELLEVLRRVKYPGFNRDIVSFGMVRDIQVGSRNVTIELSTTSENAEAMDAIRHEVAHLVREATGLAVEIVVETTRLATPPPSAPRPKPQIPGVGAIVAVASGKGGVGKSTVAANLACALAAKGLRTGLLDADVYGPSVATMLGIEGAPPVREDRRIVPAERHGIRAISMGMFLGERTPVIWRGPMVTKLITEFFRNVVWGELDYLILDLPPGTGDAQLAVAQQVPLAGGVVVTTPQDVALLDVRRGITMFEQLQAPVLGVVENMSYHLCGGCGARAEIFGHGGGERMARQFGVPFLGEIPLVRAIRLAGDAGTPIVVADPAHPQSRAFGEIAGAVDAQVRERAAGIVTH, via the coding sequence ATGCCCACCCCACAGGAGTTGCTCGAGGTGCTTCGTCGCGTGAAGTACCCGGGCTTCAACCGCGACATCGTGTCGTTCGGCATGGTGCGGGACATCCAGGTCGGCTCGCGGAACGTCACGATCGAGCTCTCGACGACCTCGGAGAACGCGGAAGCGATGGACGCCATTCGGCACGAGGTCGCGCACCTCGTACGGGAGGCAACCGGGTTGGCGGTCGAGATCGTCGTCGAGACGACGCGTCTCGCCACGCCGCCGCCGTCGGCACCGCGCCCGAAGCCACAGATCCCCGGGGTCGGCGCGATCGTCGCGGTCGCGTCCGGCAAGGGCGGCGTCGGGAAATCCACGGTTGCGGCGAACCTCGCGTGCGCGCTCGCGGCCAAGGGACTGCGCACCGGCCTCCTCGACGCCGACGTCTACGGTCCGAGCGTCGCCACGATGCTCGGAATCGAGGGAGCGCCACCGGTTCGGGAGGACCGTCGCATCGTCCCCGCCGAGCGCCACGGGATCCGCGCGATCTCGATGGGCATGTTCCTCGGCGAACGCACCCCGGTCATCTGGCGGGGCCCGATGGTGACCAAGCTGATCACCGAGTTCTTCCGGAACGTCGTCTGGGGAGAGCTCGACTACCTGATCCTGGACCTGCCGCCCGGCACCGGCGACGCGCAGCTCGCCGTCGCGCAGCAGGTGCCGCTCGCGGGCGGGGTCGTCGTGACCACGCCGCAGGACGTTGCGCTCCTCGACGTTCGCCGCGGCATCACGATGTTCGAGCAGCTGCAAGCGCCGGTTCTCGGCGTCGTCGAGAACATGAGCTACCACCTCTGCGGCGGCTGCGGCGCGCGCGCCGAGATCTTCGGACACGGCGGCGGCGAGAGGATGGCGCGTCAGTTCGGCGTGCCGTTCCTCGGCGAAATCCCGCTCGTGCGCGCGATCCGCCTGGCGGGCGACGCGGGAACGCCGATCGTCGTCGCCGATCCGGCTCATCCGCAGAGCCGAGCCTTCGGCGAGATCGCCGGAGCGGTCGATGCCCAGGTCCGCGAGCGCGCGGCGGGCATCGTCACGCACTGA
- a CDS encoding flippase-like domain-containing protein codes for MKRLVPWIVTAVIFALIFRRVPIARVVDALRSVDVLAYLAIMLPYSIVYLLIDTFCLTRVINWFNTTIAYRDVLPIRATTYLLTLLNSPLGQGSIALYLNRRDGIPLLEVASSVLFMMFVELYQLVFFSSLGAAIAPRRIDGLCWVYVALYVYFGAHVAFFRLAGDRLTQDKAAGMLRSFRLAHLRHYLLLVLFKAPNFLMATIVYYYALQCFGLHLSYLELLVFLPVIFLSAALPIGVAHLGAPQYFWLHFFGDQAPEASLLAFSLTAHVTFMVMNATLGVPFLPRATRELS; via the coding sequence GTGAAGCGCCTCGTCCCGTGGATCGTCACGGCCGTCATCTTCGCGCTGATCTTCCGCCGCGTCCCGATCGCGCGGGTCGTCGACGCGCTCCGGAGCGTCGACGTGCTCGCCTACCTGGCGATCATGCTGCCGTACTCGATCGTGTATCTGCTCATCGACACGTTCTGCCTGACGCGCGTGATCAACTGGTTCAACACGACGATCGCCTACCGTGACGTGCTGCCGATCCGCGCCACGACCTATCTCCTGACGCTCCTCAACTCGCCGCTCGGCCAGGGCAGCATCGCGCTCTACTTGAACCGCCGCGATGGCATCCCATTGCTCGAGGTCGCGAGCTCCGTGCTCTTCATGATGTTCGTCGAGCTCTACCAGCTCGTTTTCTTCTCGAGCCTCGGCGCCGCAATCGCGCCCCGCCGGATCGATGGCCTCTGCTGGGTGTACGTCGCGCTCTACGTCTACTTCGGGGCGCACGTCGCGTTCTTCCGTCTCGCGGGCGACCGCCTCACGCAGGACAAGGCGGCCGGCATGCTGCGGAGCTTTCGCCTGGCGCACCTCCGCCACTACCTGCTGCTCGTCCTCTTCAAGGCACCGAACTTCCTGATGGCGACGATCGTCTACTACTATGCACTCCAGTGCTTCGGCCTGCACCTGTCCTATCTCGAGCTGCTGGTGTTCCTGCCGGTGATCTTCCTGTCCGCGGCGCTGCCGATCGGGGTCGCGCACCTCGGCGCGCCGCAGTACTTCTGGCTGCACTTCTTCGGCGATCAGGCGCCGGAGGCAAGCCTTCTCGCCTTCAGTCTGACGGCCCATGTGACGTTCATGGTGATGAACGCGACGCTCGGGGTTCCCTTCTTGCCGCGAGCGACCCGCGAGCTGTCGTGA
- a CDS encoding 1-acyl-sn-glycerol-3-phosphate acyltransferase has product MPDALYFAIKRILSPVADAYFSLRATGHDALPEGPFIVAGNHSSLLDWVFVARFVERPIRFVLSREFYDQTGLSGLYRHLGVIPIRDGAIELSAVRQLLATLERGEIVGVFPEGAITRDGALLPAQPGVVAIAARAGVPIVPVGVRGAFEAFPRDARLPRPHPVRIAYGEPLAIPRGAARSREEQARLAGELMRRIGELRADVNPQAPR; this is encoded by the coding sequence ATGCCGGATGCGCTCTACTTCGCCATCAAGCGCATCCTCTCGCCCGTCGCCGACGCGTACTTCTCGCTGCGTGCGACCGGGCACGACGCGCTGCCCGAGGGCCCGTTCATCGTGGCGGGGAACCACTCGTCGCTGCTCGACTGGGTCTTCGTCGCGCGCTTCGTCGAGCGTCCGATCCGCTTCGTCCTGAGCCGCGAGTTCTACGATCAGACGGGGCTTTCGGGGCTCTATCGGCACCTCGGCGTGATTCCGATCCGCGACGGGGCGATCGAGCTCTCCGCCGTGCGCCAGCTGCTCGCGACCCTCGAGCGCGGCGAGATCGTCGGCGTCTTCCCGGAAGGCGCCATCACGCGGGACGGGGCGCTGCTGCCGGCGCAGCCCGGCGTCGTCGCGATCGCGGCGCGCGCGGGGGTGCCGATCGTTCCCGTGGGCGTGCGGGGAGCTTTCGAGGCCTTTCCCCGCGACGCGCGTCTGCCGCGACCCCATCCGGTGCGCATCGCGTACGGGGAGCCGCTCGCCATCCCGCGCGGAGCCGCGCGCTCGCGCGAGGAGCAGGCGCGGCTCGCCGGCGAGCTCATGCGGCGGATCGGCGAGCTGCGGGCCGACGTGAATCCGCAGGCTCCGAGATAG
- a CDS encoding thiolase family protein, which produces MPSKGEIAIAGLGQTRQGKVYGRSHMGLAVEAVELALADAGLARADLDGLLLNPGIAWGNAAMGSFMLQQALGLRDLKLQSTMNLGGATAGAMIQHAALAIAAGLCTTVACVFSDRPLKAPQEQHARAGKREGSAASYAFARGLDAVYGQFGINAMYALVARRHMHVYGTTQDHLGAVAVAQRRWANRNPAAQLHAVPLTLADYHASRWIVEPFHILDCCLVSNGGVAVIVTSAERARSLRKPPVYVWGMGQGHPGGDPSETLVSGAPLARTTAFAMAGIDARDVRIAELYDCYTFTVLVTLEDYGFCAKGEAGDFVAAGHTAPGGSLPVNTGGGQLSSAYMWGMTPLAEGIVQARGEAGDRQVPRHDVVLVSGNGGLLSTHTTLVLSPLPS; this is translated from the coding sequence ATGCCGTCGAAGGGCGAGATCGCGATCGCGGGGCTCGGCCAGACTCGGCAGGGCAAGGTCTACGGCCGCAGCCACATGGGCCTCGCCGTCGAGGCGGTCGAGCTCGCGCTCGCGGACGCCGGCCTCGCGCGCGCCGACCTCGACGGCCTGCTGCTCAACCCGGGCATCGCCTGGGGCAACGCGGCGATGGGATCGTTCATGCTGCAGCAAGCGCTCGGTCTGCGCGACCTGAAGCTGCAAAGCACCATGAACCTCGGGGGTGCGACGGCGGGCGCCATGATCCAGCACGCCGCCCTCGCGATCGCGGCGGGCCTGTGCACGACGGTCGCGTGTGTCTTCTCGGATCGGCCCCTGAAAGCCCCGCAGGAACAGCACGCGCGCGCGGGGAAGCGCGAGGGTTCGGCGGCCTCCTACGCCTTCGCCCGCGGGCTCGACGCGGTGTACGGCCAGTTCGGCATCAACGCCATGTACGCGCTGGTCGCCCGCCGCCACATGCACGTCTACGGCACGACCCAGGACCACCTCGGCGCGGTCGCGGTCGCGCAGCGGCGCTGGGCGAACCGCAATCCGGCGGCACAGCTCCACGCCGTGCCCCTGACCCTCGCGGACTACCACGCATCGCGTTGGATCGTGGAGCCGTTCCACATCCTCGATTGTTGCCTGGTATCGAACGGCGGTGTCGCCGTCATCGTGACGTCCGCCGAGCGCGCGCGCTCGCTCCGGAAGCCGCCCGTCTACGTGTGGGGCATGGGCCAGGGTCATCCCGGCGGCGACCCCTCCGAAACCCTCGTGTCGGGCGCGCCGCTCGCGCGCACGACGGCATTCGCCATGGCGGGGATCGACGCACGCGATGTCCGGATCGCCGAGCTCTACGACTGCTATACGTTCACGGTGCTCGTGACGCTCGAGGACTACGGCTTCTGCGCGAAGGGCGAAGCAGGTGATTTCGTGGCCGCGGGCCATACCGCCCCGGGCGGGAGCCTGCCGGTGAACACCGGCGGCGGCCAGCTCTCCTCGGCCTACATGTGGGGCATGACGCCGCTCGCCGAGGGCATCGTCCAGGCGCGCGGCGAAGCCGGCGATCGTCAGGTCCCGCGTCACGACGTCGTGCTGGTGAGCGGCAACGGCGGCCTCCTCTCGACGCACACGACGCTCGTCCTGAGCCCGCTCCCGTCATGA
- a CDS encoding NUDIX domain-containing protein has product MTPPIRQIRPGVSAVIFDEHGRILLQQRTDNGLWGLPGGAVEFGESVLEALRREVDEETGLTIEVERLVGVYSHPDHHQIITYADGGVFHFVTTCFACRPTGGTLTLGDETSGLAWFGPLAWPSSLMPVHRVRIDDALARAASPFVR; this is encoded by the coding sequence GTGACCCCGCCGATCCGCCAGATCCGCCCCGGTGTGTCGGCGGTGATCTTCGACGAGCACGGCCGCATCCTCCTGCAACAGCGGACCGACAACGGCCTCTGGGGCTTGCCCGGCGGCGCCGTCGAGTTCGGTGAATCGGTCCTCGAGGCGCTGCGCCGTGAGGTCGACGAGGAGACCGGGCTCACGATCGAGGTCGAGCGTCTGGTCGGCGTCTACTCCCACCCCGATCACCACCAGATCATCACATACGCCGACGGCGGCGTGTTTCACTTCGTTACCACCTGTTTCGCGTGTCGGCCGACCGGCGGCACGCTCACGCTCGGCGACGAGACGTCCGGGCTCGCGTGGTTCGGTCCACTCGCATGGCCTTCGAGCCTCATGCCCGTCCATCGGGTGCGCATCGACGACGCCTTGGCGCGGGCCGCCTCGCCTTTCGTCCGCTGA
- a CDS encoding CDP-alcohol phosphatidyltransferase family protein has protein sequence MRHAADVCTALRVVLAPVLAWELGRARADVGWMPFAIYVAAAATDYVDGALARSADTASRRGRLFDHGADALLLFPAFLVLAAEWRVPWILPGAAMLAFTLYVLDGWRRAGSVAALELIGSRSGAVGGVLNYVIVGAATAAVALDHAAVDAAIYAAAFAVAAVNGAAVLERATGLFTTARGSLAARREPRASRSSP, from the coding sequence GTGAGGCACGCCGCCGACGTGTGCACGGCGCTCCGGGTGGTCCTCGCGCCGGTGCTCGCGTGGGAGCTCGGTCGAGCGCGCGCGGACGTCGGGTGGATGCCCTTCGCCATCTACGTCGCCGCGGCGGCTACCGACTACGTCGACGGCGCGCTCGCGCGCTCCGCGGACACGGCGTCGCGTCGCGGTCGCCTCTTCGACCACGGGGCCGACGCGCTGCTGCTCTTCCCCGCGTTTCTCGTGCTCGCCGCCGAGTGGCGCGTGCCGTGGATCCTGCCGGGGGCCGCGATGCTGGCCTTCACGCTCTACGTGCTCGACGGGTGGCGGCGGGCCGGCTCGGTCGCGGCCCTCGAGCTCATCGGGAGCCGCTCGGGCGCGGTCGGCGGCGTGCTGAACTACGTGATCGTTGGCGCGGCGACGGCCGCCGTGGCGCTCGACCACGCGGCGGTCGACGCCGCGATCTACGCGGCCGCGTTCGCGGTCGCCGCCGTGAACGGCGCGGCAGTGCTCGAACGGGCGACCGGGCTCTTCACGACAGCTCGCGGGTCGCTCGCGGCAAGAAGGGAACCCCGAGCGTCGCGTTCATCACCATGA
- a CDS encoding helix-turn-helix transcriptional regulator, with the protein MTDENVHRSIRELRIRLGMTQEEFAHAVAVTFSTVNRWENGHAKPSKLARRAIEALARRGNPRRETSAPINGDRLTSEAMVAAEPHQ; encoded by the coding sequence ATGACCGACGAAAACGTGCACCGGAGCATCCGAGAGCTCAGGATCCGGCTGGGCATGACCCAGGAGGAGTTCGCCCACGCCGTTGCCGTCACCTTCTCCACCGTGAACCGCTGGGAGAACGGCCACGCCAAGCCGAGCAAGCTCGCGCGCCGCGCGATCGAAGCCCTCGCGCGTCGCGGCAATCCCCGCCGCGAGACCAGTGCACCGATCAACGGCGATCGCCTGACCTCCGAGGCGATGGTCGCAGCAGAGCCGCACCAGTAA
- a CDS encoding DUF1501 domain-containing protein — translation MAITRRQFIKRTGLATAGSLFVPRLLGNGWVRDAFAALEDNNRYFVVIFLDGGNDGLNTVIPAANGSGTLRDDYNDARGNINITPAELTGSLIGTDPGTGAQLGIHPGFDVPAGFFDNGAGAGGLKALYDLGKVAVIQGCGYPEYSLSHDESRTIWQAGLALGSLGGTGWVGRHLASQYNGSQIPAVNISDSVVGEFRQTGTSVLAVRDLDGFEFPFDGDYPGDIGDPLLDIGKKAWAFRQLNLSGIAGAQPSAIYIGNTGNATLESAAAYQSLSDLYNNDPARAPFEQLYTDVGRSLARDLREVARVINGVEQGVTNVNARFFQVSNGGYDTHSDQGGAEQNGQHFGLHAELGAALKVFYDDLAQMGVINRVCVLVWSEFSRRIPQNDNGTDHGSQGPMFVIGGSVNGGVYGNHPNINELALDNEGNTEYTQDANPFRSTDFRDVYGTVLKHWVNLPQGTVQGLLPLDNSIEALSDPAHYWRSANFDLGFV, via the coding sequence ATGGCCATTACACGACGACAGTTCATCAAGCGGACCGGTCTCGCCACGGCAGGGAGTCTGTTCGTTCCGCGGCTTCTCGGCAACGGATGGGTGCGGGACGCGTTCGCGGCGCTCGAAGACAACAATCGCTATTTTGTGGTGATCTTTCTCGACGGTGGCAACGACGGTCTCAATACCGTGATTCCTGCGGCCAACGGGAGTGGGACGCTGCGCGACGACTACAACGACGCCCGCGGCAACATCAACATCACGCCCGCCGAGCTCACCGGCAGTTTGATCGGCACCGACCCCGGGACGGGCGCCCAGCTCGGCATCCATCCGGGCTTCGACGTTCCGGCGGGATTCTTCGACAACGGGGCGGGCGCGGGAGGGCTCAAGGCGCTCTACGATCTCGGCAAGGTCGCGGTGATCCAGGGCTGCGGCTACCCCGAGTACAGTCTCTCCCACGACGAGTCGCGCACGATCTGGCAAGCCGGTCTCGCGCTCGGGTCTCTGGGGGGTACGGGGTGGGTGGGCCGCCACCTGGCATCACAGTACAACGGGAGTCAGATTCCGGCCGTCAACATCAGTGACTCCGTCGTCGGCGAGTTTCGTCAGACGGGGACCAGCGTACTCGCCGTGCGAGATCTCGACGGGTTCGAGTTCCCGTTCGACGGCGACTATCCCGGCGACATCGGCGACCCGCTCCTCGATATCGGCAAGAAGGCATGGGCGTTCCGACAGCTCAACCTCTCTGGGATCGCCGGCGCGCAGCCGTCGGCGATCTACATCGGCAACACCGGCAACGCGACGCTCGAGAGCGCGGCGGCGTATCAGTCGCTCAGCGACCTCTACAATAACGACCCGGCGCGCGCGCCATTCGAACAGTTGTATACCGACGTCGGCCGCAGCCTGGCGCGTGACCTTCGCGAGGTGGCGCGCGTCATCAACGGCGTCGAGCAGGGCGTGACGAACGTCAACGCGCGCTTCTTCCAGGTGAGCAACGGCGGGTACGACACGCATTCCGATCAGGGGGGCGCGGAACAGAACGGTCAGCACTTCGGTCTGCATGCCGAGCTCGGAGCCGCCCTGAAGGTCTTCTACGACGACCTGGCGCAGATGGGCGTCATCAATCGGGTCTGTGTGCTCGTGTGGAGCGAGTTCAGTCGCCGCATCCCCCAGAACGACAACGGAACCGATCACGGTTCGCAGGGTCCGATGTTCGTGATCGGAGGTTCGGTGAATGGCGGCGTGTACGGAAACCACCCCAACATCAACGAGCTCGCCCTCGATAACGAGGGGAACACCGAATATACGCAGGATGCGAATCCGTTCCGGTCGACCGACTTCCGTGACGTCTACGGCACGGTCTTGAAGCACTGGGTGAACCTGCCGCAGGGAACGGTGCAAGGGTTGCTGCCGTTGGACAACAGCATCGAAGCCCTCTCCGACCCGGCACACTATTGGCGGAGCGCGAACTTCGACCTGGGATTCGTCTAA
- a CDS encoding DUF1800 domain-containing protein: MADGTPLTLAHARHLLRRTGFGTSQAGAQSFLDAHPTRGAAVTALLGFKPSGFKPGGREHADLHDKWIKYMLKVKSPLQEKLVLFWHDHFATGISKVFETKRMASQNRLFRLNCKGNFRTLVKAVNKDPAMMEFLDTVRNYEEIPNENYARELMELFTLGVKDSAGADNYLQEDVAQIARAFTGWDYDKEAYLRDYEHDFSDEWPDRGLPIGAPSPAGNKRIFEHTGGFGGGGRDFAASGEGEAEIDTVVDIILEHKDSQGKNTVARRIARRLIEYFAHPSPDQPYIDAVVTASGFDTSFDVAALLHEIFVHDDFYLTAVPPVGAATPKSVRWPIDYVVTSLRLLKMKLKGKEQYVDGGSYNRVLDQLSNMGQVLFDPPSVFGWDWETGWVSSSTMLARYGFARDLTSARGGGGTSFRPDKLMDLDLSDPNDILTAATDVLGITGDLTAAEEATLITYLTDDGVNPALDLNDYETRNSKLHGLFALLMQTPAFQLQ; the protein is encoded by the coding sequence ATGGCAGACGGCACACCTCTCACGCTGGCGCACGCACGGCATCTGCTGCGGCGCACGGGCTTCGGCACGTCGCAGGCGGGAGCACAGTCCTTCCTGGACGCCCATCCGACGCGCGGCGCCGCGGTCACGGCGCTCCTCGGCTTCAAACCTTCGGGGTTCAAGCCTGGAGGGAGGGAGCACGCCGACCTCCATGACAAATGGATCAAGTACATGCTCAAAGTGAAGAGCCCGCTGCAGGAGAAGCTCGTGCTGTTCTGGCACGATCACTTCGCGACGGGCATCTCCAAGGTTTTCGAGACGAAGCGCATGGCGTCGCAGAATCGATTGTTCCGCCTGAACTGCAAGGGAAACTTCAGAACCCTGGTGAAGGCCGTCAACAAGGACCCGGCCATGATGGAGTTCCTCGATACGGTCAGGAATTACGAGGAGATTCCGAACGAGAACTACGCGCGCGAGTTGATGGAGCTCTTCACCCTCGGAGTGAAGGACTCGGCCGGAGCGGACAACTACCTGCAGGAGGACGTCGCGCAGATCGCGCGCGCGTTCACGGGGTGGGACTACGACAAGGAAGCATATCTCAGAGACTACGAGCATGACTTCAGTGACGAGTGGCCGGATCGCGGGTTGCCGATCGGCGCGCCGTCGCCCGCGGGCAACAAGCGGATCTTCGAGCACACCGGCGGGTTCGGTGGCGGTGGGCGCGATTTCGCCGCGAGCGGGGAAGGCGAAGCGGAGATCGACACGGTCGTCGACATCATCCTGGAGCACAAGGACAGTCAGGGTAAGAACACGGTCGCGCGGCGCATTGCGCGGCGGCTGATCGAGTACTTTGCGCACCCGAGCCCGGATCAGCCGTACATCGACGCGGTCGTGACGGCATCGGGCTTCGACACGAGCTTCGACGTGGCCGCCCTGTTGCACGAGATCTTCGTGCACGACGACTTCTATCTCACCGCGGTTCCGCCGGTCGGCGCCGCGACACCGAAATCCGTCCGCTGGCCGATCGACTACGTGGTGACGTCGCTGCGCCTCTTGAAGATGAAGCTGAAAGGGAAGGAGCAGTACGTCGACGGCGGTAGCTACAATCGCGTGCTGGATCAGTTGTCGAACATGGGGCAGGTGCTGTTCGACCCGCCGAGCGTATTCGGTTGGGACTGGGAGACGGGGTGGGTCAGCAGCTCGACCATGCTGGCGCGCTACGGTTTTGCCCGGGACCTGACCTCAGCGCGGGGCGGCGGTGGCACGAGCTTCCGTCCCGACAAGCTCATGGACCTGGATCTCAGCGATCCGAACGACATCCTGACCGCCGCCACGGATGTTCTGGGAATCACCGGCGACCTCACCGCGGCCGAGGAGGCGACGTTGATAACCTACCTCACCGACGATGGGGTGAACCCGGCCCTCGACCTGAACGACTACGAGACGCGGAACAGCAAGCTGCACGGGCTCTTTGCCTTGCTCATGCAAACGCCTGCGTTCCAGCTGCAATAG
- a CDS encoding Zn-ribbon domain-containing OB-fold protein, translating to MSAGPTIPRPLPEHEGDLAPFLAAAREHRLVVQRCDGCGMLRFPPRELCSGCLSTAASWREVSGRGEIFSFNVMHQVYHPAFAREVPYAVVVIKLAEGPKITSNLVNYPVDRIRIGMPVEVVFEDVSADVTLPKFRGRA from the coding sequence ATGAGCGCCGGTCCCACGATCCCGCGACCCCTGCCCGAGCACGAGGGCGACCTCGCCCCGTTCCTCGCGGCGGCCAGGGAGCATCGCCTGGTGGTGCAGCGCTGCGACGGGTGCGGCATGCTGCGGTTCCCGCCTCGCGAGCTCTGTAGCGGCTGTCTCTCGACGGCGGCGTCGTGGAGGGAGGTCTCCGGGCGCGGCGAGATCTTCAGCTTCAACGTGATGCACCAGGTCTATCATCCGGCCTTCGCGCGCGAGGTGCCCTACGCGGTGGTCGTCATAAAGCTCGCGGAGGGTCCGAAGATCACCTCCAACCTCGTCAACTACCCCGTCGACCGGATCCGCATCGGCATGCCGGTCGAGGTGGTGTTCGAGGACGTCTCCGCGGACGTGACGCTCCCGAAGTTCCGCGGCCGCGCCTGA
- a CDS encoding DUF4126 domain-containing protein: MNDTIAALGLALGTAFTAGLNLYATVAALGLAAQAGAIQLPPDLQVLAHPGVITLALVLYVVEFFADKVPYVDSAWDAVHTFIRVPAGAILAARAFGPVSPPLELAAVLAGGSMALAAHATKATTRLALNASPEPFSNWVASVAEDATALVGVWLVFNHPLLMLGFLAAFVIGVAWMAPKVWRGLRSLFRRLGGRDDGSGASRQSRAPEGTGEAPSGASSKEG; encoded by the coding sequence ATGAACGACACGATCGCCGCCCTCGGGCTCGCGCTCGGCACCGCTTTCACGGCCGGGCTGAACCTCTACGCGACCGTCGCCGCGCTCGGTCTCGCCGCCCAGGCCGGCGCCATCCAACTGCCGCCGGACCTCCAGGTGCTCGCGCACCCGGGGGTGATCACGCTCGCCCTGGTGCTCTACGTCGTCGAGTTCTTCGCCGACAAGGTCCCCTACGTCGACAGCGCGTGGGATGCCGTACACACGTTCATCCGCGTGCCGGCCGGAGCGATCCTCGCGGCACGGGCGTTCGGTCCGGTGAGCCCGCCCCTCGAGCTCGCCGCCGTCCTGGCGGGAGGCAGCATGGCGTTGGCGGCGCACGCGACCAAAGCGACGACCCGCCTCGCGCTGAACGCGAGCCCCGAGCCCTTCAGCAACTGGGTCGCGAGCGTCGCCGAGGACGCGACCGCGCTCGTCGGCGTGTGGCTCGTGTTCAACCACCCCCTCCTGATGCTCGGGTTCCTCGCGGCGTTCGTGATCGGGGTCGCGTGGATGGCGCCGAAGGTCTGGCGAGGCCTACGGAGTCTCTTCCGCCGCCTCGGCGGTCGCGACGACGGTTCGGGAGCATCGCGGCAGAGCCGCGCTCCCGAGGGCACGGGGGAGGCACCCTCGGGAGCGTCCAGCAAGGAGGGGTAG